In the Microtus pennsylvanicus isolate mMicPen1 chromosome 6, mMicPen1.hap1, whole genome shotgun sequence genome, one interval contains:
- the LOC142852133 gene encoding transmembrane protein 184C-like isoform X1 — protein sequence MTCTCNWRRWIRPLLVVIYIISILVSVSFGVWELQKLKAGMHIQPWLIAGVMVLLTIPVSLWGIVHHLLHFTQPELQKPIIRILWMVPIYSFSSWLSMKFPKVAVYVDTCKDCYEAFVLYNFMILMRNYVQIQSPRVMLHLETKHQRLPFLCCCPPWARGEMVNCMCRWGMLQYAVIRLVTTLTTMVCETAGVYKEGNLSVDNAWTYLFIVNNFSEFFAVYCLWLFYKMLKEELRGLKPVGKFVCIKMVVWLSLLQGVIIAVLLKVGIISETLTKEWQNPEATAIGLQDFITSIGMLVAAFGNNYFFPYDPYIKEGEEGSCFNSFLAMFDVSDIMHDIMEEMRCFEGTRHNTKRDVVLKTQSIPNTQVGLPHHHTMKVLQAQRHPFPRASIGALDTNTPQNAVVAFHLGEHDRIDIPEEKGPPDVSGK from the exons GCTGGAATGCACATACAACCATGGCTTATTGCCGGTGTCATGGTGCTGTTGACAATCCCTGTGTCCCTCTGGGGGATTGTGCACCACTTACTGCATTTCACGCAACCAGAGCTTCAGAAGCCGATTATAAG AATTCTTTGGATGGTTCCAATATACAGTTTTAGTAGC TGGCTCTCTATGAAGTTTCCTAAAGTAGCCGTCTATGTGGATACCTGCAAGGACTGCTACGAGGCTTTCGTCCTTTATAACTTTATGATCTTAATGAGGAACTACGTACAAATCCAATCCCCCCGTGTGATGCTACACCTCGAAACTAAACACCAGCGTCTCCCCTTTCTGTGCTGCTGTCCACCATGGGCTAGGGGAGA AATGGTTAATTGCATGTGCAGATGGGGGATGTTACAATATGCTGTCATTAGGCTAGTCACCACTCTGACAACAAT GGTGTGTGAAACAGCTGGTGTCTACAAAGAAGGGAACTTAAGTGTCGACAATGCATGGACTTACTTGTTTATAGTAAATAACTTCTCAGAATTC tttGCCGTGTACTGCCTCTGGctgttttataaaatgctgaaAGAAGAGCTCAGAGGTCTAAAACCTGTTGGCAAGTTTGTTTGCATCAAAATGGTAGTCTGGCTCTCATTATT GCAAGGAGTAATTATAGCTGTGTTGCTAAAAGTTGGAATAATTTCAGAGACTCTTACAAAGGAATGGCAAAATCCTGAAGCTACGGCCATAGGCCTGCAA GATTTCATCACCAGTATTGGGATGCTTGTTGCGGCAtttggaaataattatttttttccctatGACCCCTAtataaaagaaggagaggaaggctcATGCTTCAACTCCTTCCTAGCAATGTTTGATGTGTCTGATATAATGCATGATATTATGGAGGAAATGAGATGTTTCG AAGGAACGAGACATAATACCAAAAGGGATGTTGTCCTGAAAACCCAGAGCATACCAAACACACAGGTCGGATTACCTCATCACCACACAATGAAGGTTCTCCAGGCTCAAAGACATCCTTTCCCTAGGGCGAGTATAGGGGCTTTGGACACAAATACTCCCCAGAATGCAGTTGTTGCATTCCATCTGGGTGAACATGACAGGATTGACATCCCAGAAGAGAAGGGCCCTCCTGACGTTTCAGGCAAATGA
- the LOC142852133 gene encoding transmembrane protein 184C-like isoform X2 encodes MTCTCNWRRWIRPLLVVIYIISILVSVSFGVWELQKLKWLSMKFPKVAVYVDTCKDCYEAFVLYNFMILMRNYVQIQSPRVMLHLETKHQRLPFLCCCPPWARGEMVNCMCRWGMLQYAVIRLVTTLTTMVCETAGVYKEGNLSVDNAWTYLFIVNNFSEFFAVYCLWLFYKMLKEELRGLKPVGKFVCIKMVVWLSLLQGVIIAVLLKVGIISETLTKEWQNPEATAIGLQDFITSIGMLVAAFGNNYFFPYDPYIKEGEEGSCFNSFLAMFDVSDIMHDIMEEMRCFEGTRHNTKRDVVLKTQSIPNTQVGLPHHHTMKVLQAQRHPFPRASIGALDTNTPQNAVVAFHLGEHDRIDIPEEKGPPDVSGK; translated from the exons TGGCTCTCTATGAAGTTTCCTAAAGTAGCCGTCTATGTGGATACCTGCAAGGACTGCTACGAGGCTTTCGTCCTTTATAACTTTATGATCTTAATGAGGAACTACGTACAAATCCAATCCCCCCGTGTGATGCTACACCTCGAAACTAAACACCAGCGTCTCCCCTTTCTGTGCTGCTGTCCACCATGGGCTAGGGGAGA AATGGTTAATTGCATGTGCAGATGGGGGATGTTACAATATGCTGTCATTAGGCTAGTCACCACTCTGACAACAAT GGTGTGTGAAACAGCTGGTGTCTACAAAGAAGGGAACTTAAGTGTCGACAATGCATGGACTTACTTGTTTATAGTAAATAACTTCTCAGAATTC tttGCCGTGTACTGCCTCTGGctgttttataaaatgctgaaAGAAGAGCTCAGAGGTCTAAAACCTGTTGGCAAGTTTGTTTGCATCAAAATGGTAGTCTGGCTCTCATTATT GCAAGGAGTAATTATAGCTGTGTTGCTAAAAGTTGGAATAATTTCAGAGACTCTTACAAAGGAATGGCAAAATCCTGAAGCTACGGCCATAGGCCTGCAA GATTTCATCACCAGTATTGGGATGCTTGTTGCGGCAtttggaaataattatttttttccctatGACCCCTAtataaaagaaggagaggaaggctcATGCTTCAACTCCTTCCTAGCAATGTTTGATGTGTCTGATATAATGCATGATATTATGGAGGAAATGAGATGTTTCG AAGGAACGAGACATAATACCAAAAGGGATGTTGTCCTGAAAACCCAGAGCATACCAAACACACAGGTCGGATTACCTCATCACCACACAATGAAGGTTCTCCAGGCTCAAAGACATCCTTTCCCTAGGGCGAGTATAGGGGCTTTGGACACAAATACTCCCCAGAATGCAGTTGTTGCATTCCATCTGGGTGAACATGACAGGATTGACATCCCAGAAGAGAAGGGCCCTCCTGACGTTTCAGGCAAATGA